CCGCAGCCGGGCCCATACCTTGCGGTGCCCCTCGCCCAGGAACGGCGAGCGGGCCAGCACGCCGCGGATGGCCTCCAGCAGCGCCTCGTCCGTCAATGCCGTCTTGGGGCCACGCCGGGCCGCCGGAAGGGCCTGGGCCTGACGACGGGCCCGGTGCCGGTACACCGTGGCACGGGGCACGCTCCAGGTGGACGTCACGAGCGCCAGGCCGTACGGCTTGCCACTGGAAGGCGAGAGCTGGGCGCTCATCCTCTCGACTTCCTCCAGGGAAAACCCGGCGCGTTGGTCTCCAAGAGCCGGGCCTTCTCGGCCAAGAGCTCGTTCTTCATCATCAGCTCGCCCACCATGGCCTTGAGCCGCAGCACCTCGTCGTCCGCCGGCTCCGGTTCCCGGCTCTTGAGGTTGGCCTCGGCTCCCGCCAGGAACTTCTCCCGCCACTCGCTCAGCACTGCTGCCGTGACGCCCAGTTCCCGCGAGAGCGCGTCGAGTTCCTCGCCCTTGAGCAGCCGGAGCACGGCCTCCTTCTTCCGCTTCGCCGAGAACCGACCGCGCTCCGCCGTCCTGTCCTGCTTCTGCTGCTTCTTCACATCCACCTCACGAGGGGGAGGTTATCCCCCAGAGAGGCGTCTCAAGAAACCCTGGGGCGGAGGAGCAGTACGAACACGGGCTTCCATTCTACGGACATCATCGAACCCTCCGTCACCATCCTGCGACAGGGAGAGCATTGGCCGGAACGGCAATCTTCATCTTGCCCATGAAGATGAACCACCAGCTCCGTGCCGATACCGTGGCCGCGTACCTGCGTGGAACCGCCACGCAGGAGGAATTCTGCGCGACCCCCGAGCCGCTGACTGGCCACCCTCTGTCTGCAAGGACGCTACGGTCGCCTTGTCGTTGAGCGCGTCAGGGTCTGACCAGGTATCGCGGGCTGGAAGCTCAGAACCGGACCCGGAGCGCCTCCTCGATGGGCCCCTCAAGCTCGCCGAGCCCGATGCGGCGGAGGAATCCCGGCTCAAGGCTATCGCCCCAGTTAAACGTCCGTTTTGGATTGGTCGGGTGCCGCCGCCGCGCGAAGAAGACCTCGCTCAGGTAGCGCTCGAACCCGACCCGCGTCGCCGGGCTAAGGTGCGCGTAGTGTGGCAGGCGGCGGAAGCGCTCGATGAGACCGTGCGAGATCTCATCACGCTCCGACCCGGGAAGCCCACGGTAGCAGTGACTCTGCCCGAACCTCTTCTTGAGCCGGTCCTCGATCTCTGTGGAGTTGTGCGCCTCGAAGGCCCAGAGATTGGGGGCGCCGTGGATGAGCTTCAGCATCAGGTAATCGACGCGGCGGTCGTACTTCTTGGTGAGCTTGGGGTCGAAGAGCGAGGACTGACGGACGCGGTCGTTCGCGTTGCTACAGGTTCCCCACGCGTAAATGCCTTGGGAGAAGCGCCAAAGGTAGAGCCACTTCCGCACCTGGCTCTCGGCCTTGAAGCGTCGCCAAGCCTTGGGATCGGCAATCTGCGCGCTCCGGCGCGATTCGCGTTCGAGAAAACGCCGGGAAGCTTCGAACTCGGCTGCGTCCGCCATGGCGAAAGGCTACTCCGTCGAGCGGACCCTGGCCAAGCCGCCCGCAGAGCCTCAAGACATCGAACGCGTAAACCCGGCACCTCCTGGTCTGGGCGGCTCGGCCTGGCGTAGAGAACACCCGCTCGTGAGACCTGCCGCCAAGCACCGTCGAGTCGCATCTTCAGCAGCGGCAATCTTCTGGTCGATGCCGAAGCCCAACGACCAACTTCGAGCCGCAGCGGTGACCGAGTACCTACGCGGGACCACCACGCAGGAGGATTTCTGCGCGGCCTTCGAGGCACGGACGGGTCACCCTCTGTCACCGAGGACCTTGCGGTCGTGGATCGCTCGCTTTGGCTCACCCGGTGGTCTTGCTGTACGGACTCTCCTGGCCGATGCGCTCGACCAGGTGCGGACCCTGGAAGCTCGTCTCCAGGCGTCGCTGGACCAGCTCGCTAGCGAGGTTGCCGCTCCCGTGCCAAGCCGGCACGTTGGCGCCAGCCATGAGGGCCTGCCGCCGGCAGCCGCACCGGCAGGTCCGGGAAAGGCCGCTGCCATCGCGGCCACAGGCGCACGGGCAGCTGCCGTCGATCAGCCGCTCGGCATCGAGGAGGGCGCCACAGCGGATGAGCCCAGCTCCAAGAAGTCCTTCTGGGACTGAGCCCCTAGTGGCCTCGCACGGCGAGGAGGGCTCCCGATGAGCGCCGCGAGGCTGGAGCTTCGCAGCGTCCTCGCTGCCGTCGCCGAGCGGCGCCGCCACAGCCCGGGCATCCCCCGCGCCTTATACGCGCTCGCCCGGCAGGTGCTCGGCTCGGCTGACCGCGATGCTGTGGCCGGGACGCTCCTGGCCTGCTGGAGCGTGGAGGCCAGGCCGGCGGCATTGAGCAACTCCTCCTGCTCGACTACCGGGCCCTCGCTCGCGCCATCCGGCGGCGCATGCTCCAGGTGCGTGCCAGGCAGTACGGTTCCAAGTCGCAGGCCGTGAAGAGCTTGCGGGCCCACGTGCGTGCAGCGCTCCTTGGTGAGCTGCCCCCGGCGTAGGGGCTCCCGGTGTCCCTCACGGCCGGGGACCGCCTCTGCTCGAAGCTGGTCCGTCAGGCCGTGGCCGAGGTCCTCGCCCATGTCGATGCGCCTGCCTGTGAGCCTCGGGCCGTTGCCAGCTGGTTGTGGTCGATCTTCTTCGAGGACCGCCACGAGGACATCCGGGACCAGGCACACGGGCAGGACGACGGCGGCCACGAGGACCTGGTGCTGGCCCAGGCCGACGCCAGCCGCCACGCCAACCACCTCCGGCGGCAGCTCGGTCCCGGGCTGACGCAGGTCGTCGCCCAGCGAGTCAAGGGAATGACGCTCGCACAGATCGGCGCTGGCAGGGCCGGGACCAGTACCATCCACGAGCAGCAGGCGAAGGCCGTCGAGCGGATCCGCGAGCATGTTCGGGAGCACGGCCTGCTGCGGGAGGACCTCGAACCAGCCTTGATGCTGGTGGCCGCGTAGGCGTCCATCCGCCGAAAACCACCCGGCCAGCACAAGGAGTGCGGGGGATTACGTGATATGGATAACTCTTAGCATGAAGAGGATTATCCATCCGCCGCTTGATGCGCATAACCGGCTTCGCCAGCCGCTGACTGCGGGCGAGCAGGCCGTGCTCTTGATCTTCGACCAATGCCTGTCGCCGGGGTGGGAGATTTACATCCAGCCCCATCTCAACGGGTTGCGCCCGGACTTCGTGCTGCTCAACCCGCAGGTGGGCATTGCTGTTTTCGAGGTCAAGGACTGGAACCTCGACGCGATGCGCTATTTCTGGACGAAGGATCGCAACGGGGTCGAGACGCTGTGGGCCGAGCGCGATGGCAAGGCGTTCTGTATCCAGGCGGACAACCCGATTCCAAAGGTCCGACTATACCGGCAGGAGATCTACGAGCTGTACTGCCCTCGGCTCGGCTACAACTCGCGCCCGGGCCGGTGCGACGGCTGGGGGGCGATCACCGCAGGCGTCATATTCCCGTTTGCCGCAGGCTCGCGCGTCGAGCGACTGCTTGCGCCCTTCCTGCCCAAGCGCGACGAGGAAGACTACGCGCGCTACGCGCCTATCACTGGGACGGAAGCGGTCGCCGCCGCCGACCTGCGGCGTATCTTCCCCGAATCACAGCGCGCGCACTCTCGGTTGATGACCAACGCCTTGGCCGATGACTTGCGCGGCTGGCTTGTAGAGCCGGACTTCTCGTCGACGCAGCGCGAGCCGTTGATGCTTGATCGCCGTCAGCGCCCGCTGGCGGAAACGCGCACCGAGACTGGCTACCGACGCATCAAAGGGCCCGCCGGCTCGGGCAAGTCGCTGGTGCTCGCCGCCCGGGCCGCACGGCTGATGAACGAAGGCAAGCAGGTGCTCGTGGTCACCTTCAACATCACGTTGTGGCACTACCTGCGCGACCTGATGGTCCGCGGCATCGACTCGCCGCAGCGCATGAACAACGTTTGCCTCATGCACTTCCACTATTGGTGCAAACACGTGTGCTACGAGGCCGGGTGGGATGCCCGCTACCACCATCTCGTGCGGGGGGCGGTCGAATCGTCCCCGGGGCAGCGGCAGGTCCTGCTCGACGACGAGATCCCGGCGCTGGCCAGTGAAGCCGTCGAGCAGCCCGGGGCCACAAAGTACGACGCGATCCTCGTCGACGAGGGTCAGGACTTCCACCCGCACTGGTGGAGCGCGCTGCGCAAGGCGCTCGTGCCCGGCGGCGAAATGATGCTGGTGGCCGACGCAACGCAGGACGTCTACGGTACGGCCAAGGCCTGGACCGACGAGGTCATGCAGGGCGCAGGGTTCCGAGGTGGGTGGGCACAGCTCGATGTCAGCTATCGGCTGCCGCCCGCGGCGCTGAAGATGGCACGCGAATTCGCGCAGCGATTCCTGCCGGCAGAAACCGCGCAGATGCCCGAGCCCGAGCAGGGCGACCTCAATCTGTACCCTTGCTCCCTGCGATGGGTGCAGTGCGACAAGGCCGATGCCACCAGCGTCTGCGCCGACGAACTCCTCGCGCTGATGAGGCTGACGGGCCGCAACGGCCTGGCCAATGCCGACATCACGCTGCTGAGCGAGGCCACGAGCGTCGGGGCTAAAGTGTCTCAGTTGCTGGAAGACCGATTCAGGATTCGCACGCTCAACACCTTCTCCGCCGACAACATCGAGCAGCGGCGCCAGAAGATGGGTTTCTTCATGGGCGACGCCCGCGTAAAGGCCACGACGCTGCACAGCTTCAAGGGCTGGGAGACGCGGCTGCTCGTCATCTACGTCGACGCCGCCGCCGACCCGAAGGCCCTCGCCTTGGTCTACGCCGGGCTGACGCGCCTCAAGCGCCACACGGAAGGCAGCTGGCTCACGGTCGTGTGTTCGGCGCGCGAGCTTGAGGCGTTCGGCCAGACTTGGCCGTCCTACGCTCGCCTCGCGGTGAGGAGAGTCAACCCTGGTTTTGGGGGCGGGTGACGGGAAACCGCTAGCACCCGGTGGGGCCCAGGGAGCCAGGGGCGGTTGCCTAGACCACGGTCCAGACCGGCGAGGACAGTGGCCCCCCAGGCGCTTGCCTAAGGATGCTCCTGATCTGATCCACGGGGTCTTCGATGATTGGTCGAGCGCGGGACGTCAGTTCGCGTGCGCGGCCAACCCGACGCCTCGTTGCCGCTACATAGCTCGCTCTATCGACGGCTTCTTTGGACGCGGGGCGGCGGTGACCCGCCTGGGGAACGGCCTGTCAGTGGAGGTCCTCCTGATCATGGATGACCGCGAGTTGCGGGCAGCTCTCCGTACCCGCCTGTGGCAGACCTCCTCCGAGCAGAGCCTGGTCTGGGGCGTCCTGAAGGGCCTCAGGTCGCACGTGGCCCGCTGCCTCCAGGAGGAGGACCTCTCCGGGGTTCGAGCCACGACCAGCAGCGCAACACCATTGAGCGGGTCCGTGAGCACGGCCTGAGCCTGGAGAGCCTCGAATCCGCCCTGGCATCCGGCGGGTTGACGAGCCCCGGCGCATCGACCAGCAGGGCAGGCTGGCGCTGGAGCGCGTGGAGACCACTCTGGGGAGGGCAGCTCCATGCGCTTACCTGGTCGCGCACCGCCAGGGCCCTCCACGGGCGCTGGAAGCGGGGAGGGAGAAGCCGCGCCGTACCGCAGGCGGTGCCCGCCTCGCCCCTGCTTCCCCTTTAGCGGGACTCGGAAGTGGACGGCCCAGGCCCCTTGTCCCCGGACGCGCTGGGGGACTCGGAGGTTGCTTCCTTCGGCTGCTGGCCCCGGTTCTTGCGCCCCTTCGGCTCCCTCGGGGCCTCCTCCTGCGGATATGGATTCCACGTCACCACGGGCACGTGGAGGGAGTTCCAGGAGAACAGGACGATGTCCTCGGCAGACTCGCCGCTTGTAGCTGGCTCCTCCACGGCGTTGTGAGGAGCCCAGAGGTGGGCCGGGTCCTCCTCGTTGCGGACCACGCGCCGAATCTGCCCGATGCGCTCAATCACGAGGGCCAACATGGACATGATGCAGGCGGGGGCAGCCCGCTCCAGCTCTTCATCTGGAAGTCCATGCTGGGCCTGGAGGTCCGCTAGAATCTGGGCTCCCCGAGTCGCACTGGCCAGAGTGTTCAGCTCCAGATCCAGGCTCAGTGCCAGAGGCGAGGGGAGGCTTCCGTTCTCTTCGGTCATGTCGGCCGTCCTTTCGTGTGTCAAGGCCTGCTGGGAATGTAGCTCATGAGCTACATCCTGCCATCCCGACCACGTGCGGCCAAGTAGTTCATGAGCTGTGTAGTTCATGAGCGACCCTCAGTAAGTCCGGCCTGTGCCTACAGCAGAGGATGCGCCCACCAAGCGCGGTCGTTCGGAGGTCTGGACGCGAGGCCCAACAGCCCGTGCCATCAAGCGAGAGTTGCACCGACTGGGGGAACGGCTCCGGGAGCTGCGGTTGGAGCGTGGGTTCACTCAGGAGCAGGCAGCCGAAGCCATCGGTGTCCACCCGAAGCACATCATCAAGATGGAGCAGGGGGCCGCAAACGTCACGGTGGCCACGTTGGTAGCTGCGTCCGCGGCTTTCAATGTGCCACTCCGGGATCTGTTTCCTGATTCTGATGAGGAGGACACCAGCAACAAGTGACGTGACGGGGCTACCACCAGCGAAGGGACATGTAGCTCATGAGCTGTGTAGCTCATGAGCGGCCGTGGATAAGCCCGTGATGTGCCCACAGGAAAGCCTGCCGTCAAGCGTGGTCGTTCGGAGGTCTGGACGCGAGGTCCGACAGCTCGTGCCATCAAACGGGAGTTGCGGCGACTAGGGGAGCGGCTTCGGGAACTGAGGTTAGAGCAGGGCCTTACCCAGGAACAGGCCGCCGAAGCCATCGGTGTCCATCCGAAGCACATCATCAAGATGGAGCAGGGGGCCGCAAATGTCACGGTGGCCACATTGGTAGCTGCGTCCGCGGCTTTCAAGGTGCCACTCCGGGATCTGTTCCAGGAGGCCGAGAAAGAGGACGGCGGGAAGTGACGCACCAAGCGCCTTGGCGCAACGCGCCCAAAGTAGGTACAAGGGGCTCTCGACGCAGACGCTCCAGTTCTCGAACTCAGCACGAGAAAGCACGTTCGCGACGATCTCTGCGGCGAAAACTTGGGTCCGTCTCGTCGACTACAGACTCCTCGCCGGTCTTGTCGTGGAGCTACGGAGTCGTGTGTCTGCCGACCTACTGCTCCTGATTTGTCCAGCAGCCCAATGCTAGTTCTCGCTTCGGCAAACCGGAAGGACTTCGCAAACCTCGCCGCACGCAGAACCCAACACACCGCTTGTCCAGCCCCCCGCGCCGACCTCAGGTGCACCGCTAGAGGTCTTGCGAGATTCGCGACCGCTTGTTAAGGCTGACGGTGAAAAATTAGCATTGCGCATTCCATGCAGCGTCCAGTTGCATTTGTGCGAGGCAATGATGGGGAAGCAGAAAGCACTGACTCCCGCCGAGCTCCTCTGGCGCGCAGCGGCCGAGCGAACACTGGAACCACGCGGTTCCAAGAAGCCTTGGGTTTACGGCTGGTGCTCGCAAGTACATCGTTACTCAGCACAGGCCCTGGTTCCATTCGACAGCGAGCGGGTTGTCCGCTTCACACAGCAAGGTGTGGAGGCAATCGAGTCAGCCGTCGTGAGCCTGCTCAGGCAGGCCTCTTTTCGGGCGATCTGGGACGAAGAGGAGATCTGGGGCATCGTTGCATCAATGGTTGCGACGCTCCCCATGGACGGTATGGAGCAGCATGTCCGGGACGAACTGGATAAGCGGCTCAAGCATCTGATGTCCCCGGGTCCAAGCCTGGTTGTGTTTCCGGTCTCTCATGTGGGCTGGAAGGGGGCTCCCATTGTTGCCGGCAATGCCGTAATAGGGCGGTTGGGTCGCGAGTGGATGACTGTACTACAGGGGATGTATGGGGTTCCTGTCACGCTTGCGGAGGCAGGTGTCTGGTGGTGCGAGGATGGCGCTCTCTCTGGGATGGAGTCCTCTCGGGAGCAACCCGTCGTCATTGGGGTCGTAGTGTCTTCGGCCGGAGAGCGAGCCCGCAGGGGTGCCGAGTCGGTATTCGAAGACATTGTTGAGCTGTCCATGTTGTTTGAGCCAGATCTGGAGGCTCAAGGGCTCTTCAGCCTGCGGGGAGATGCCTTTCGTCCAGGACTCAGAGGGCTCCAGATGGACCGACATGCGCTTGGGCGCATTGGTAAAACCTGTGAGCCTGTGCTGAAGGAACTCTCCGCATCCATCTACATGCAGTCGCAAGCGCGCAGCGGAGTTCAGCATAGCTGGTACGGAGAGGACCCGTGGCCGCTGGAGGTGTTTCTTCAGAATGATGAGCGGCGGGCCAATGTCGTGGCAATCATGGCGGATCAGGGGCCCATCGCCAGGCGATTCAAGATCGCTGCGAAGTGGTACGCGAGGGCCTATTGGTCATCGAGCCAGCAAGAGTCTGTATTGGCTCTGGGTATTGCATTGGAAGCCCTTCTCGGGGAGAGTGGGGGAGGACCCGGGGCCATCCTTGGTGAAAGATACGCCTTGCTGCACTCTGACCCGCACGAACGCAAGCAGGCCTATGACCATTTCATGAAGAAGATCTACGAGGCGCGAAGTGCTGTGGCCCACGGCAGGGTATCAAATCTCTTGGACGATTTTCATTTCGTCAGGGACGTTGCCCTGCGTACGGCCTGGGTTGCAGGCTCTCTGTGGAGTTGGGTGAAGAAGGGCAGTCTTCAGAGTGAAGAAGACCACCGCAAGCTATTTGCCGAGCTCAAATGGGGAGTGTAGTCAGTCCTCTTTGATGGAAGAGGGCAGCGCTTGACGCGGGGTGGGATTGAGCGCCTCCTTCCAGTATTCAGCGTACCGGTCCCATCGCTTCTTGAATGAGTCCGTGGGATTTCCTTTCTCTCGCCCACCGTGGAAGGGCAAGAGGTTGCGCTCTTGTATCCAGCGCCAGGCGTCCGCCTGGTTTCGAGTGGCTCGCCTGGCCTGGAGGAGCCAACGTGTCTCCCATCGCTCGAGCTCCGAGAGCGAATCCACTCCGCCAGCACGCATGGCTTCTTCCAGGTCCGCCCAGGTGCCTTTCTCCCGCTCCCTATTTCCGGGCATCGAGCTCCAGCGCTCCTGAAGGAAGTGAATCTCCTTCGTCACGATGTCCATGCCAATTCCTACGCGTTTGGCCTTCCCTCGTCTGTGAGACCAGGCCAGGAGCGCCAGCCGCTCCGCGGACTGCTCCACGTCGCGGTAGTTCCAGGTCCATTGGCTCTCAGCCGAGAGGGCGAAGTCCTGGATGGCATCCAGGGCTTCACGGTGGAGGACGAAGCTCACCGGTCCACCGGCCTGGTGGGCGACGTGCTGCTCCATTTGCTCCAGGCGATCCAGGTAGGCGCCCAGGATCCGGTGCCGGACCTGGGTCAGCGAGGGCAGGGCCACCACATGGGTCGAGATCCTCCCGAGCAGGTCGACACGGAAGCGGCCCGCGGATGCTTCCTCCCAGAGGTTGCGATGGGTGCCGAGCACGAGCCGGACATCCGCGACGAATTCGTCCTCTCCACCCACGGGGCGGATGCGGCGGACCCATCGTCCCTTCTCGTTCTGCGGTTCGATGGCGGTGAGCAGCTTGGCTTGCAGCGCCAGAGGCAGCTCTCCGACTTCGTCGAGGAAGACCGTCCCACGGTCCGCGGAGCGGAAGAGGCCGTCTCGGTCGGCGATGGCTCCAGTGAAAGAACCCTTTTGGTGGCCGAACAGCTCTGCCTCCAGCAGGTCCGCGGGAATGCCAGCGCAGTTGATGCGCTTGAGGGCTCCGGGCCGTGCCAGGTTCTTCGCCCAGCTCGCGTGCAGCCCCTTCGCGGCGCGCGACTTGCCCACCCCTGTCGGACCCGTCAGCAGGACGTCCCAGGCGAAAGGAGAGTTGCCGAGCAGCCGGAGTTGCTGCCCGGGGGGCTGTCGCTGGGCCACGCCTTCCATGGGGTGGATGCGGAGGAACTCGAAGTGGCCTTCCTTCCGCTGCCGGATCAACGAGGTCGTCGCGCCTTCCTGTTCGAGTCCTTCGAGGAGTTGCGTCCACTGCGCGGGCGTCCCGGTCACGGTCGAAACGAAGAACTCCGTGGTCGCGAGCCGGGAGCCAAACTGCTGCAGGAACGACTCAAGGAACTGGCGGATGGGCTTCTGGGCCTCGCTTCTGCGCGAGGGGTCCTTCCAGGTACTCCCCACGCCCAGGGCGAGGGGCTTGCTCCGGGAGCGAGGTCTTTCTCGCTGGATGTCTTCAACCAGCGCATGGGCAACCTGCTCCACGGCGGCATCGTCCGTCTTGTAGAGCACCACCACGTCATCGAAGGGGCCATGGCCCGTGATGTTCCGGATGGAAAGCTCGAGGCCCGGGCGGTGCCGCCTCCCTCGGGAATTGCGCTGAGAGCCGGCGAACTGGAGCAGGACCCGGCGGTGGATGGGCGACGATGCGGTGGGCATGCATCCTCCTGCGCTTGAGGGTGGGGTCAACGGAAGTTGAAGGGGAGACCGTGCTCGAGAAGCGCCAGGGGACCGCGCGTCCAGCGGCCTTCCAGGGCCTCGGTGATGGGGCCCCATGGCGCGCACGGCAGTGCGCCGCGCAGCCGCGTCGGGTCGGGAATGGGCCAGTTCGCCAGCAGGCCCAACTGGATGCCCACCAGCCCCATGACGAGCCCGATGAAGGCCAGGGCCGGTCCCTGGTCCCCGGCCAGCGCGAGCTCCACCCCCGTGAGGAGGTGTGATGCGGCCTCTTCCCGCGCACCTGCTTCGTGGAGCAGCAGCGCCCGGTAGAGTTGGATGAGGGGCCAGGGGTGTCCTTCCCGCACCCTCCAAGCCTCTCGCTCCGCCAGGTAGACCCGCCGCTCGTCCTGGTTGCCATGCAGGACGAGGAAGCGCAGCAGGAGGTGGTGGCCGAACTTCTCCGGGGCTCCGCTACCGCGTGCCATCCGTTGGATGGAATCGGGAGTGAGCGGGACGACCGACGCGACGCGCTCGCGGATCCGCTCGGGAGGCGCACCCGGCGTGTCCATGGTCACGATGGCGAGATAGGTGGCCGTCTGGGACTGCTCTGCCCTCGCGACATCGTCATCCGACAGGCGCGCGAAGGCCTCCAGCGCGGAGCCCAGCAGTTCTTCCGCCTTGGCGTGGAGGCCCGCGAAGGCGGCGTGCTGGCCGAGAGAGCTCTGGATGCGTCCCCAGTGCCTGAGCCCCGGGATCGCTGGTGCCGTGTCCTTCCACCGGGAAAGTGCCTGCGTGGCCCCCGGGAAGTCGAACCGGTTCGTCGCGAGCACGGCCCGGTCCAGATCGGCCTGGCACACCAGCGTGGGGGCCTCGTCATGGAGCCGGCGCCCCAACTCATCGAGCTCCCGGTCGAGTTGGCTGTCCACCTCGCCGGAGTGGTTGGCCTTCTCCAACCGGGCCGTCAGCCACGCCAGGCGCAACAGCGGCTTGAGCGCGCGGTCCTGGGGCATGCATGAGGAGAGGAACGCCACTTCGCGGCCGAGCTCGCGCAGCTGGACAGCCTTGCTCTCCATGTGGGCGCGCACCGCGTCGAGGAGCTCCTGCCAATACCCGGGATCGCGGAGACAGGCTTCCCGGACGCGAGCGAGGAGGAGGTGGGGGATGGCGCCGGGCACCTCCGCGTCCGGCTGTCGCACGAGGCCACGCCACAGCTCGCCCGGAAGCGGGCGGCCACCCCCGAAGGCCTCCCAACTCCTCCGCAGCTCGTGGGCGTTCCCCGCGTGCAGACACCCCTCACGCAGCCGGCTCTGTTTCAGCCGCGCCTGACTCGCGCCGGCCGTGCTGGTCCAGGTGAACGCGAGGGCATCCACATACCCGTTGAGCTCCGAGTCGCCCTTCCTGACGAGCCGCAGGTTCAGCCCGAGCTGCCGGTACCACTCTGGCTCCCGCTCGGCGAGATGCCGGAGCATCTCGGTCGTCGCGGCCTGCCAGCTCGTGCCCGCCACGAACTCGCCCCGCTGTTCGATGAGGACCGTCAGGTGGGTGGCCCCGTCCATGGGCAGCAGCCGGCACACCCAATGGATGAGCTCCAACACGCCGGTCACCCAGCGGTTCCCGCGTGAAGGGGGGAGGGCGTCCAACTCGATGCCGAGCACTCCCACGGGGGCATCGAGAACAGTCTGGACGACTGCGTCGATGGCCTTGGGGTCATGCTGCTCCATGGCGTGCCAGCCGGGCTTCAGCGGCGCGAGGGGGGCCGGCTCCGGGACGAGCAGGCCGACGAAGCGCCCTCGGGGGCCTGGCGTCGGTGTCGCCGCGTCATCGGGCATGGCGCCTCCTTCGTCGATGAGGAGTGTCCAGCGGGAGCTGGGCTTCAGCCTCTGGATCTGGTGCTCGGCGCTTCCTGGACGGACAGTCGAGTTAGGGACGCCTGGCATGGCCTGCCGGCGCGCGCGGGCGGCGGACGCTTGCGCGAGGGTACGGTTTGCCCGTTCGCGAAACCCCTTCCACCAGGTCACCCTGCGCACGGCCTCTTCGAGCGCCATCCGCGTCTCTGGGGCCTCGGCGCCGTGCTTTCTGGCGAGCACCTCCAGCTTCTCCAACTCCGCGTGGGTCCGCACGCCCTGCTGTAGGACGCGCTCGGCGCGGGCGCCGCCATCGGCACGAGCCTCCGGGAAGCCAAGGACGACGTCGCGTGCTTCTCGGGTCTGTCGTGCGTCCCGGCCATACCAGCAGGCGGCGAGCTCCAGATCGTGGAGCGACTTCGCGTAGGTGAGGGGCACGGGCCGGGCCGGGGCCCGTGGGGATGGCGGTGAGGAGCCGACACGGGAGTCCGTCCGCGTGCTCCCGTCGGGCGGGGAGCTCCGCTCATCGGTGCACGTCACCTCGGTGGCGAGCGAGAGCTCATCCCAGCCTCCAGGTACGAGGGTCGCCAGGGCCATCGCGAGCTGGAGCGCTTCGTCCGGCAAGGCGAGCCGCAACTTCTCCCCCGCGGCTCGCCGGGCCGCGAGCCTGGGGGCCAGTTCCTCGCGGAGCAGCGAGAGCTTCGACTCAAGTGAGCTCCCCATCCTCCCCGTGAGCACGGGTGGCGCTCCCCGCTCCTCGAGCGAATACTCCTTCCCGTTCTCCGTGGTCGTCAGACGAAGAATCCATCCGGGCGTCGAATCCATCATGCGGCTCCTCCTTGTCACGGTGGACTCTAGCAACAACGCTGCCAATCCCTCTCACACAGGGAGAACGGCGGCGTGAGGTTCGCCATCTAGCGAGCCCAGCTCGCCAATCAGCGAGTCAGGAATCCCTCTGCTGGGTCATGAACGCCCTGGACCGCGATTCGCCGGCAGAGGGATGCCCCGGGCCCGCTGAGGTTGAACCGGTCTGGCATTGGCGGTGCAGGGGGGACGAGGCGGCGCAAACGGGGAACGGTCCCAGCCTGACGACGGCTGGAGCCAGGGCGCGATATCTATTGATGCGGACCTGTGGGCTTCACTCCTGCCGGGGGGATGCGGATGACTGCTGAAAAGGGTTCCGAGACACGCGACGAGGCGGCCTCGGTGAAGGGCGCCGACCTGCACAAGTTGATCGATGATGTCGCGCGCGCGTCGGAGAAGGAGTTGGGGGCGCTCCGGGGGCAGGTCGAGTCCATGCAGCTCGCGCTTGAGGATCGGACGAGCGGAGCCCGCTCTTCCGAGAAGCAATTCCAGGCACGGCTCGACGAGAT
This Myxococcus stipitatus DNA region includes the following protein-coding sequences:
- a CDS encoding helix-turn-helix transcriptional regulator: MPTAEDAPTKRGRSEVWTRGPTARAIKRELHRLGERLRELRLERGFTQEQAAEAIGVHPKHIIKMEQGAANVTVATLVAASAAFNVPLRDLFPDSDEEDTSNK
- a CDS encoding HEPN domain-containing protein is translated as MMGKQKALTPAELLWRAAAERTLEPRGSKKPWVYGWCSQVHRYSAQALVPFDSERVVRFTQQGVEAIESAVVSLLRQASFRAIWDEEEIWGIVASMVATLPMDGMEQHVRDELDKRLKHLMSPGPSLVVFPVSHVGWKGAPIVAGNAVIGRLGREWMTVLQGMYGVPVTLAEAGVWWCEDGALSGMESSREQPVVIGVVVSSAGERARRGAESVFEDIVELSMLFEPDLEAQGLFSLRGDAFRPGLRGLQMDRHALGRIGKTCEPVLKELSASIYMQSQARSGVQHSWYGEDPWPLEVFLQNDERRANVVAIMADQGPIARRFKIAAKWYARAYWSSSQQESVLALGIALEALLGESGGGPGAILGERYALLHSDPHERKQAYDHFMKKIYEARSAVAHGRVSNLLDDFHFVRDVALRTAWVAGSLWSWVKKGSLQSEEDHRKLFAELKWGV
- a CDS encoding AAA family ATPase encodes the protein MKRIIHPPLDAHNRLRQPLTAGEQAVLLIFDQCLSPGWEIYIQPHLNGLRPDFVLLNPQVGIAVFEVKDWNLDAMRYFWTKDRNGVETLWAERDGKAFCIQADNPIPKVRLYRQEIYELYCPRLGYNSRPGRCDGWGAITAGVIFPFAAGSRVERLLAPFLPKRDEEDYARYAPITGTEAVAAADLRRIFPESQRAHSRLMTNALADDLRGWLVEPDFSSTQREPLMLDRRQRPLAETRTETGYRRIKGPAGSGKSLVLAARAARLMNEGKQVLVVTFNITLWHYLRDLMVRGIDSPQRMNNVCLMHFHYWCKHVCYEAGWDARYHHLVRGAVESSPGQRQVLLDDEIPALASEAVEQPGATKYDAILVDEGQDFHPHWWSALRKALVPGGEMMLVADATQDVYGTAKAWTDEVMQGAGFRGGWAQLDVSYRLPPAALKMAREFAQRFLPAETAQMPEPEQGDLNLYPCSLRWVQCDKADATSVCADELLALMRLTGRNGLANADITLLSEATSVGAKVSQLLEDRFRIRTLNTFSADNIEQRRQKMGFFMGDARVKATTLHSFKGWETRLLVIYVDAAADPKALALVYAGLTRLKRHTEGSWLTVVCSARELEAFGQTWPSYARLAVRRVNPGFGGG
- a CDS encoding sigma 54-interacting transcriptional regulator; amino-acid sequence: MPTASSPIHRRVLLQFAGSQRNSRGRRHRPGLELSIRNITGHGPFDDVVVLYKTDDAAVEQVAHALVEDIQRERPRSRSKPLALGVGSTWKDPSRRSEAQKPIRQFLESFLQQFGSRLATTEFFVSTVTGTPAQWTQLLEGLEQEGATTSLIRQRKEGHFEFLRIHPMEGVAQRQPPGQQLRLLGNSPFAWDVLLTGPTGVGKSRAAKGLHASWAKNLARPGALKRINCAGIPADLLEAELFGHQKGSFTGAIADRDGLFRSADRGTVFLDEVGELPLALQAKLLTAIEPQNEKGRWVRRIRPVGGEDEFVADVRLVLGTHRNLWEEASAGRFRVDLLGRISTHVVALPSLTQVRHRILGAYLDRLEQMEQHVAHQAGGPVSFVLHREALDAIQDFALSAESQWTWNYRDVEQSAERLALLAWSHRRGKAKRVGIGMDIVTKEIHFLQERWSSMPGNREREKGTWADLEEAMRAGGVDSLSELERWETRWLLQARRATRNQADAWRWIQERNLLPFHGGREKGNPTDSFKKRWDRYAEYWKEALNPTPRQALPSSIKED
- a CDS encoding helix-turn-helix domain-containing protein, translated to MPTGKPAVKRGRSEVWTRGPTARAIKRELRRLGERLRELRLEQGLTQEQAAEAIGVHPKHIIKMEQGAANVTVATLVAASAAFKVPLRDLFQEAEKEDGGK